One stretch of Anabas testudineus chromosome 24, fAnaTes1.2, whole genome shotgun sequence DNA includes these proteins:
- the pigh gene encoding phosphatidylinositol N-acetylglucosaminyltransferase subunit H, which translates to MADDAFTDIDGKALTLDCQSHSSFCREFTVSSPKVSIGKVMVYTCSVWLVAYAVFFFTQNTAVLSSAILITLVGMMLHIHFVKVDHESLLVIGSLGIQVSSSYASGRETTAFIEMSKIKDIVINEAIYMHQIIYYLCVLLKDPSDPNAVSSVVPLFQSSKPRLNCLVKVYKSCQEILSKC; encoded by the exons ATGGCAGACGACGCTTTCACAGATATTGACGGCAAAGCCTTAACTCTGGATTGTCAGAGTCACTCCAGCTTCTGCAGAGAGTTCACTGTCAGCTCCCCCAAAGTGTCCATCGGTAAGGTGATGGTGTACACCTGCTCTGTTTGGCTTGTAGCATACGCCGTGTTCTTCTTCACACAG AACACAGCAGTTCTGTCCAGTGCCATACTCATCACCCTGGTCGGCATGATGCTTCACATCCACTTTGTGAAAGTCGACCACGAGTCCCTGCTCGTCATTGGTTCCTTAGGCATTCAGGTTTCCTCCAGCTATGCGTCAGGCCGTGAGACCACCGCCTTCATAGAGATGAGCAAGATCAAGGATATTGTCATTAATGAAGCTATTTACATG CATCAAATCATCTACTACCTTTGTGTACTGTTGAAAGATCCCTCAGATCCTAATGCAGTGTCGAGTGTTGTGCCATTGTTTCAG AGTTCAAAGCCGCGGCTGAACTGCTTGGTGAAGGTTTACAAAAGCTGTCAGGAGATTCTTTCAAAGTGCTGA
- the zfyve1 gene encoding zinc finger FYVE domain-containing protein 1 — protein MSGQGPAVDKGMNTILVCQESYACGGSDEAAFECDECGSLQCVRCELELHRQERMMNHDRVRIAPGHVPFCDSCKSDSSCSVSGGRLRAVVRCQGCKINLCLDCQKRTHSGANKRKHPLTPYPPGNASQENSVTAGESAMEILKAKLEKVCSFLLVDEKEEMQVKDEEDFVSRLGCRPDQLLKVVSIFGNTGEGKSHTLNHTFFIGREVFKTSPTQESCTVGVWAAMDPVHCVVVIDTEGLLGAGANQGQRTRLLLKVLAISDVVIYRTHADRLHDDLFKFLGDASEAYIKHFTRELKATTTRCGLDVPLSTLGPAVIIFHETVHTKLLGSDKPSESAERLLQERFRKLGIFPEAFSSIQYRGTRTYNPPTDFSGLLRSLEQQLDNNTTRSPRSASVIYKALQALSERFSGEVPDEHMTSNSFFPDEYFTCSSICLSCGSGCKRSMNHLKEGLDHEAKHRCRYSAQYDNRIYTCKACYEGGKEVIVVPKTTASSDSPWFGLAIYAWSGYVIECPNCAVIYRSRQYWYGNQDPVETVVRTEIQHIWPGSDGFLKDNNNAAQRLLDGVKYISQSVSELSVKPAKAITSWLTDQIAPTYWKPNSLILKCHKCGEEFQPNDTKHHCRACGEGFCDACSSKTRPVPERGWGLDPVRVCDACFHNRGIPTELLDAALEEEGGTLIARRVGEAVQNTLGAVVGAIDIPLGLVKDAARPTYWVPDQDIHSCCECQREFTPRLSIHHCRSCGQGVCDECSQERRPVPSRGWDHAVRVCNSCNQKPGDL, from the exons ATGAGTGGTCAGGGTCCAGCTGTAGATAAAGGAATGAACACCATCCTAGTCTGTCAAGAGAGCTACGCCTGTGGGGGTTCAGATGAGGCTGCGTTTGAATGTGATGAATGTGGCAGCTTGCAGTGTGTTCGCTGTGAACTGGAGCTCCATCGCCAGGAGCGGATGATGAATCATGACCGGGTTCGAATTGCACCAGGTCATGTTCCTTTCTGTGACTCATGTAAAAgtgacagcagctgctctgtcagTGGTGGACGGCTCAGAGCGGTGGTCCGCTGCCAGGGTTGTAAGATCAACTTGTGTCTGGACTGCCAGAAGCGCACCCACAGTGGAGCCAACAAAAGGAAGCACCCTCTGACACCTTATCCTCCTGGCAATGCTTCCCAGGAAAACAGCGTGACAGCTGGGGAGTCGGCGATGGAGATCCTTAAAGCCAAGCTGGAGAAGGTTTGCAGCTTCCTTCTGGTGgatgagaaagaggagatgCAG gtgaaagatgaagaggacTTTGTCAGCAGACTGGGCTGCAGGCCAGATCAGCTCCTTAAGGTGGTCTCCATCTTTGGAAACACTGGGGAGGGCAAGTCCCACACCCTGAACCATACATTCTTCATTGGGAGAGAAGTGTTCAAGACCTCACCCACCCAGGAGTCTTGCACTGTGGGTGTTTGGGCAGCTATGGACCCTGTGCACTGTGTTGTAGTCATTGACACAGAGGGGCTACTTGGTGCTG GAGCCAACCAGGGTCAGCGAACACGACTGCTGCTCAAAGTCCTAGCCATCTCCGATGTTGTCATCTACCGAACTCATGCTGACCGCCTCCATGATGATCTCTTCAAGTTCCTTGGTGATGCATCAGAAGCctacataaaacatttcactagGGAGTTGAAAGCGACCACCACCCGCTGTGGTTTGGACGTCCCGTTGTCCACACTGGGCCCCGCAGTGATTATCTTTCATGAGACTGTTCACACCAAGCTACTAGGATCAG ACAAACCATCCGAATCAGCAGAGCGTCTGCTCCAAGAGCGTTTCAGGAAGCTGGGTATATTCCCAGAAGCATTCAGCTCCATCCAGTACCGTGGAACTCGGACCTACAACCCCCCCACGGACTTCAGTGGTCTGCTGCGCAGCCTGGAGCAACAGCTGGATAACAACACCACCCGCTCACCGCGTTCTGCAAGTGTCATATACAAGGCTCTGCAG GCCCTTAGTGAGCGCTTCAGTGGGGAGGTTCCAGATGAGCACATGACCAGTAACTCCTTCTTTCCAGATGAATACTTTACCTGCTCTAGTATTTGCCTTAGCTGTGG TTCAGGCTGTAAGAGAAGCATGAATCACCTAAAGGAAGGACTCGACCACGAAGCCAAACACCGCTGCCGGTACTCTGCACAGTACGACAATCGTATCTACACTTGCAAG GCCTGCTacgagggagggaaggaggtgATAGTTGTTCCCAAAACAACAGCTTCGTCTGACTCACCGTGGTTTGGCCTGGCCATCTATGCTTGGTCTGG GTATGTAATTGAGTGCCCCAACTGTGCAGTGATCTACCGAAGCAGACAGTACTGGTATGGAAACCAGGACCCAGTGGAAACAGTGGTGCGAACAGAGATCCAGCACATCTGGCCTGGG TCTGATGGCTTTTTGAAGGACAACAACAATGCTGCTCAGAGGTTGCTGGACGGAGTGAAATACATTTCTCAGTCAGTGTCCGAACTCAGCGTCAAGCCTGCCAAAGCAATCACCTCCTGGCTTACTGACCAGATTGCTCCAACCTACTGGAAACCCAACTCCCTTATCCTG AAATGCCACAAATGTGGGGAAGAGTTCCAGCCCAACGATACCAAGCACCACTGTCGTGCCTGTGGAGAGGGTTTCTGTGATGCCTGCTCCTCAAAAACCCGACCGGTCCCAGAGAGAGGCTGGGGTCTTGATCCCGTCAGAGTCTGCGACGCATGTTTCCACAACAGGGGAATCCCAACGG AGTTGCTGGATGCTGCCTTAGAAGAGGAAGGGGGGACCTTGATAGCCAGGAGGGTTGGGGAGGCAGTTCAGAACACTTTGGGGGCTGTTGTAGGTGCCATTGACATACCTCTTG GCCTTGTGAAGGACGCGGCTCGCCCAACCTACTGGGTCCCAGATCAGGACATCCACTCTTGCTGCGAGTGCCAAAGGGAGTTCACCCCACGCCTCTCTATCCACCACTGTCGCTCCTGTGGCCAGGGAGTGTGCGACGAGTGCTCCCAGGAGCGACGTCCTGTGCCCTCCCGTGGCTGGGACCACGCAGTGAGGGTGTGCAACAGTTGCAACCAGAAACCTGGAGACCTTTAG
- the wdr21 gene encoding WD repeat domain 21 has translation MKKWNCREGQRRNRRQAAGHQQGMYRGTRQRSTQDDQWYRHNDAARLHRASQRSYDHQSASPSSSSSSSSSSSSSTKASSTAPELPGFYFDPEKNRYFRLLPGHNNCNPLTKEQLQEKEREKQRNKMLAEDDKPNKKAPRTGLNASLLLQKRHLGLLPENSYCRLAHEIKVSGMRRHKLEIQSTDNSSPNMDNFRLIVGDSACERVFTVNDVSHGGCKYGIMNFSSSSQGSLSVEMCDNLYFTNRKVNSICWASVNYPDSHVLLCLVGMADTPGCVSLLPASLFSNSNPDQPGMLCSFKISSAWSCAWCLNPQFDKTFSTGLSRRVIVKDAETGRTQTYCVGSDVLAQQFALRVPVLFNGCRSGEIFSIDLRQRSRGDQSWKATRFRQESAITSVRVLQDENYLLAADMLGQIKLWDVRVTKPVQEYKGHYNEHAYLPVHVNEHEGLLLAVGQDCYTRLWSLKDGHLLRTIPSPHPAANDLIPSIVFSSNLGGSTGLPGLLMAVKHDLYYFPYNTDYQEREQQMTRFDKASSPDDF, from the exons ATGAAGAAGTGGAACTGCCGAGAAGGACAGCGACGAAACCGGCGACAAGCTGCTGGTCATCAGCAGGGAATGTACAGAGGCACCAGGCAAAGATCAACACAGGACGATCAGTG GTATAGACATAATGATGCAGCACGATTACATAGAGCATCTCAGAGGAGTTATGATCATCAGTCtgcctctccttcttcttcatcttcatcctcatcctcatcttcttcttccaccaAGGCCAGCAGCACTGCCCCAG AGCTGCCTGGATTTTACTTTGACCCAGAGAAAAACCGTTACTTCCGACTGTTGCCAGGACACAACAACTGTAACCCACTCACCAAAGAACAGCTgcaggaaaaggagagagagaaacaaagaaataagaTGCTTGCAGAGGATGACAAGCCCAACAAA AAAGCCCCGAGAACAGGACTGAATGCTTCACTACTACTTCAGAAAAGACATCTTGGACTGTTACCAGAGAACTCCTATTGCAG GTTGGCCCATGAGATTAAGGTCAGTGGAATGAGACGCCACAAACTGGAGATTCAGAGCACAGACAACAGCAGCCCCAACATGGACAACTTCAGGCTCATAGTG GGAGACTCTGCATGTGAGCGAGTTTTTACAGTCAACGATGTCTCTCACGGAGGCTGCAAGTACGGCATCATgaatttcagcagcagcagccagggctctctgtctgtggagatGTGCGATAACCTCTACTTCACCAACCGCAAG GTGAATTCTATCTGCTGGGCCTCAGTGAATTACCCAGACTCCCATGTGTT GCTGTGTCTGGTTGGAATGGCAGACACCCCTGGCTGTGTCAGTCTGCTTCCTGCTTCCCTCTTCAGTAATTCCAACCCCG aTCAGCCAGGGATGCTGTGTAGCTTTAAGATATCATCTGCTTGGTCTTGTGCTTGGTGCCTCAACCCACAGTTTGACAAAACGTTCAGCACTG GCCTTTCTCGTAGGGTGATTGTGAAAGATGCAGAGACGGGCCGAACACAGACGTACTGCGTCGGCAGTGATGTTTTGGCTCAGCAGTTTGCCCTTAGG gtCCCTGTGCTTTTCAATGGTTGCAGGTCAGGGGAGATCTTTAGTATTGACCTGCGACAGCGTAGCCGCGGGGATCAAAGCTGGAAGGCCACTCGGTTCCGTCAGGAATCAGCCATCACCTCTGTCCGTGTCCTACAGGATGAGAACTACCTACTGGCTGCTGACATGCTTGGCCAG ATCAAGCTGTGGGATGTGCGAGTGACAAAGCCAGTGCAGGAGTATAAAGGACACTATAATGAACATGCCTACCTTCCTGTCCACGTTAATGAACATGAGGGCCTTCTGTTAGCAG TGGGTCAGGATTGCTACACAAGGTTATGGAGTCTGAAGGACGGCCACCTACTGAGGACCATCCCATCACCACACCCGGCTGCAAACGACTTGATCCCAAGCATTGTCTTCTCCTCCAATTTGGGTGGCAGCACGGGGCTTCCTGGCCTGCTCATGGCTGTTAAACACGACCTGTACTACTTCCCATACAACACAGACTATCAGGAAAGAGAACAGCAGATGACTAGATTTGACAAAGCTTCATCCCCAGATGATTTCTAA